A segment of the Sylvia atricapilla isolate bSylAtr1 chromosome 25, bSylAtr1.pri, whole genome shotgun sequence genome:
AGTGCctcacagagctgggctgggaaataATCCACCCCATGGCCTGAAAGGTGCTCTCCAAGAGATCCTGAGCTtcttcctggggctgggaataCCAGGTCCGTGGTGGAGGAtgctccaggagagctctggAGGATGTTGCCCTGTCCTCTGCCTGCCCCAAGGCCAGGGGTCCTGTTCCTACCCCTCTTCCCAGACCAGAGTGGTTCTCCAAGGCGGGTGGACATTTCCCCTCCCAGGCTGCGTTCCCCAAATTCCAGCGTGGTTCCTGCTTTGGGAATTGTTTCCAAACAATGCTTGACCCATCTGCAGTGTGCCCAGAACCTCCTGGGGTTTGACCCAATGCCTCTCCCACCTGGACCAAGGGCTGCTCTTAGCTTGGGACAGCCGTGTTTAAAACCTCCAAATCCTGCTCTGAGCTTCGGATCCGCACCTGGAAATGGGTGAAACGACCCCTTGCTCTGGGAacactggggagaggctgggagggacACCTGGATTCACCCCcaccctctgctgctgtctgacCTGTCATCCTTGGGTTCTGTAGGTGTTTTGGGGAGGTTTAACAAGGGCAAAGTGCCAAAAGGGTGCGCAGGTGAACGACCTGCTGGGAGTCATTTTGCCCGTCAATGGCATTAATGCTTCCATTAACAAACAGGACAGGCTTGTGTGACctcaggtttgtttttctctgcgCGTGCACAGttcagctctgtgtccctgtcccttgcAGATCCTCCTAGCGCGGGACAGGCGCGGGCAGGCGGCGCCGGCCGCGGggatttctgctgctgagctgaTTAGCGTATGATGGACGTGGCCAGTTGGAAGGAGATGGAGGTGGCACTAGTCAGCTTTGACAACGCTGATCAGATCGTGGAGGATCCCTGCTACTCCAACGACCTCAGCCCCGCCGGGCAGTCGCGGAAAGGCCACCCCAGCTGCGCCAACCTGCTGTCCAACCTGCGGATCCTCATCAACAGCGAGAACGCCAACAATGAGACCATCTTCTCCAGGTTCTCTGCTGACTTCAGCGACCACCTGGTGGGGGAGAGGGTGGGCATGGACGAGGGGGACCAACGAGTCATCATCAACATCGCTGGGCTGAGGTTTGAGACGCGGCTCAAGACCCTGGACCAGTTCCCTGAAACCTTGCTTGGGGACCCGGAAAAGAGGATGCGTTACTTCGACTCCATGAGGAATGAGTATTTCTTTGACAGGAACAGGCCCAGTTTTGATGGGATCCTGTACTATTACCAGTCCGGGGGGAAAATACGGCGCCCAGCCAATGTCCCCATCGACGTCTTTGCTGATGAAATCACCTTCTATGAGCTGGGTGATGAAGCCATGGACCAGTTCCGGGAGGATGAAGGGTTCATCAAGGATCCTGAGACCCTCTTACCAACCAATGACTTTCACAGGCAGTTCTGGCTGCTCTTTGAGTACCCTGAAAGCTCCAGTGCAGCCAGAGGCGTAGCTTTGGTCTCCGTCCTGGTCATTGTCATCTCCATCATCATCTTCTGCATGGAGACCCTACCAGAGTTCCGGGAGGAGAGGGAGTTTAGGTCCACCCAGGAGCTTTCTAAGAACGTGACAGACACCTTGCTGGCCCACAGCACCTTCACGGACCCTTTCTTCGTCATAGAGACCGCCTGCATCGTCTGGTTCTCCTTTGAGCTCTTTGTCCGGTTCATAGTGTGCCCCAGCAAGACCGAGTTCTTCAGGAACATCATGAACATCATCGACATCGTGTCCATCATCCCCTACTTCGTGACGCTCACCACGGAGCTGATCCAGCAGAGCGAACTCAACGGGCAGCAGAACATGTCCTTGGCCATTCTGCGGATCATCCGCCTCGTCAGGGTCTTCCGCATCTTCAAGCTCTCCCGGCACTCCAAGGGGCTGCAGATCCTGGGGCAGACCCTCAAGGCCAGcatgagggagctgggcttgctcatcttcttcctcttcatcgGCGTCATCCTCTTCTCCAGCGCCGTTTACTTCGCGGAAGTCGACGAGCCGCAGTCCCATTTCTCCAGCATTCCCGACGGCTTCTGGTGGGCCGTGGTCACCATGACCACCGTGGGCTATGGGGACATGTGTCCCACCACCCTGGGCGGGAAGATCGTGGGCACTCTGTGCGCCATCGCGGGGGTGCTGACCATCGCCCTGCCCGTGCCCGTCATCGTCTCGAACTTCAACTATTTCTACCACCGCGAGACGGAGAACGAGGAGAAGCAGatgctgcctggggaggtggagCGGCTGCTGGCCAGCGTGGCCACGGGCAACGGCAGCATGGAGTCACTCAATAAGACCAATGGGGGTTACCCTCGAGACAAGGCCAAAAAATGATGGTGGAGGCCCAGAGGGACTGGGCACGGTCAGGTGGGATTGGCTGGAAAACATATCCAACGTCTgcatgctgtgatttttttttttttttaaataatgtgctgctgcttttatttttttttttttctagacatTTTTCAATCTCTGATTTCCTGTGGCTGTTCAAATAAATACCATCTTTCTTatctctctgccctgcccatcggtctggtgtttttttatttgatgcTCATCTGCTTgacatttctcttctctgtccCTGGCGTCAGAGTGGAATTCCCCACATACAGAGACTTCCCCATtcactggagaggaaaaagggcaAAATGACATGAAATGCTTGGCTCGGTGACACCCAGCTGTCCAGGGATGAAGGTGGGTCCAGCCCCCTGCTTTGCTTAACCCATTTTAAATTGTTCCTCCCCACCCACCACTTCAGTTCTGGGGGTCTGACAAATTCCCAGACCTGCGGCAGCTCTGATTGCAAAATAAGCTGgcaaaaagaaatgagaagggATATTTTTAGCTGGATGAGTTCCCTGGTCTGCCTGACTAATTAACTTTGGTGGCACAGCAGGGTGGGCAGTCACGGATGGACACAAGGCAGCAGGGGGGGTTTAGGGGATGCTGACCAGGCACTGTGGCACAGCCACACCAAAGgtccagggcactgctgctccaagcccagtggGGTTTGTGCTGCAAAACTGAGCTCTGAGAGAGGGAATGGGATTTCTTCTGCAACAAACGCTCATTATCTGGTCTACAAACAACCCTGGAGATGAGCCACTGTGACCTTGTAGCTTTTATTGTCACttctggtgctgcagagggggCATAGAGTGACGAGAGCCAACATTTCCTGACAGCTCCGCTCCCTGTTGTAACAAGGCACTTCTGCTTTcctaaaaattcaaatttccaGTGGCACTTTAGACGGGAGCAGCCAGCAACAGCTCATTTTGCCGTTCTCTCCAATGCCAGCAGGTTTTctaacaaaaacattttgttccCACTTCACTGTTTCATTcgactgtttttttttttaatgtttctgccTTCATTAAAATCCCAGCTCCTCATGCAATGTCTCATCTGCTCCGATGTCCCACACCTGCTGCACAGATGTCTCATCTCCTGACGGATCCCCATGATCATTACACAGTGTGCCAGCATCCCTGGTTTGTAATTTCATTCAGAAAGCAGTGGTGGAACAGGAATCAGATTTATTGCTCCTGCTCTGTAGGAAAATGTGGGTTCGTGCTTGCTGGGATTTTCCCTGTGGCAGAAATCCCACAGCCCCGGTGGAAGAGggttgttattttggttttagggGATCCTGTGCACTGTCTTTCTGCAATGAGGTGTTTTGCACCCCGGAGATGGAGCTGAGACATGACCAGtacaatttcttttcctgctgggacaAACCCCATTTATCACCTGCTTTccctggtggttttttttttgcatcccCCCACCACCTTTCTCCCCTCCCTTGCAGCCCTCACACCATCATCTCAGGCAGGAGAAACTGTCAGTGCTATTTAATCTCCCTCCCACTGTGCCAAGTCCCGTCATCCATGGGGATGCTTGGAGAAcacacagctgggcacagctggaggaggcacagctgggaacagctgggaacagcactcaaacattcccagctcctctctttTCACCCCTCaatcctctccagcagctctttcaaaccactatttttatttcacagcaggttctttctccttttcttctcgaaaacttgaatttttccattcttttgtatttttattctttccctccCCAAATTCTCTCCCAGCCTCTCTAGTCAGAGGTGCTTTTGGTGGATTTTCCTTGGGAAACCACCATGAAAAAACTCTGATGAGAAGGTTTGGGCTGGGAAACATTCAGCCTGATCAGCCTGGAGCACATTTCCACTCCTCCTGCAAACATGGACTGTAATGGTGCTgggatgggtggatggatggatggatggatggatggatggatggatggagagacAGATGGACAACTTGATTCTTATAAACTTGTAAACTTTGTCCtcaaataaaagaataaatgctTCAAAATCTGGTATGCAGAAAATATTGTTGATTTGGACTCAACCTTTTTTGTCcctggctttgtgctgctccaTGGCAGCACAACTCCAGCTGGGAACTGTGTGTGGGAGGGGTGGGACATGGGGCAGAATTGAATCCCAggatggcttgggttggaagagacctcagagctcagctcattccaccccctgccatggatggGGATACTTTCCACAGTCCTGGGTTGcttcaagccccatccagcctggccttgggcacttccagggaaggggcagccagagctgctctggaaaacagatgattgcagctctccag
Coding sequences within it:
- the KCNA10 gene encoding potassium voltage-gated channel subfamily A member 10 encodes the protein MMDVASWKEMEVALVSFDNADQIVEDPCYSNDLSPAGQSRKGHPSCANLLSNLRILINSENANNETIFSRFSADFSDHLVGERVGMDEGDQRVIINIAGLRFETRLKTLDQFPETLLGDPEKRMRYFDSMRNEYFFDRNRPSFDGILYYYQSGGKIRRPANVPIDVFADEITFYELGDEAMDQFREDEGFIKDPETLLPTNDFHRQFWLLFEYPESSSAARGVALVSVLVIVISIIIFCMETLPEFREEREFRSTQELSKNVTDTLLAHSTFTDPFFVIETACIVWFSFELFVRFIVCPSKTEFFRNIMNIIDIVSIIPYFVTLTTELIQQSELNGQQNMSLAILRIIRLVRVFRIFKLSRHSKGLQILGQTLKASMRELGLLIFFLFIGVILFSSAVYFAEVDEPQSHFSSIPDGFWWAVVTMTTVGYGDMCPTTLGGKIVGTLCAIAGVLTIALPVPVIVSNFNYFYHRETENEEKQMLPGEVERLLASVATGNGSMESLNKTNGGYPRDKAKK